In Mercurialis annua linkage group LG6, ddMerAnnu1.2, whole genome shotgun sequence, the following are encoded in one genomic region:
- the LOC126688252 gene encoding mitochondrial Rho GTPase 2 isoform X1: MAGGNSVTGGRTSVRVVVAGDRLTGKSSLIAAAATETYPENVPPVLPPTRLPTDYFPDRIPITIVDTSPALENRGKLIEELKKADVVLLTYSCDQPLTLTRLRTFWLEELRRLEVKAPVIVVGCKLDLRDEAEPVTLEEVMGPIMHQFREIETCIECSAVTLMQVPDVFFYAQKAVLNPTAPLFDHENQALKPRCERALKRIFHLCDHDMDGALNDLELNNFQVKCFNAPLQPAEIVGVRSVVQEKKNGGVNELGLTLEGFIYLHSLFIDRGRIETTWSVLRTYGYNDELKLRDDLLPVPNKHAPDQSIELTVEAVEFLRGIFRLFDIDNRGALQPAEIDELFSTAPENPWLEAPYKDAAETTTEGNLTLKGFLSSWDLMTHLDPKGSLSNLIYVGYSGNPDSALRVTRRRKVNRKKQQTERNVFHCAVFGAKKAGKSALLHSFLESKTDVRSFSASQSLPMGEQYAANIVNQHGGNKKTLVMHEVPEDEVKIFMANKESLAACDVAVFVYDCSNEFSWKRSCEMLMETARQGEETGHLLPCLLIAAKDDLDSYPMAVRDSLAVCQELGIEAPIPVSSRTGEMNNAFCRILEAAERPHVNIPETESCRKQKYFRHLVSHSLLFMSVGAAFTVAGLAAFRAYSARKNSSN; this comes from the exons ATGGCAGGCGGGAACTCCGTCACCGGCGGCAGGACAAGCGTAAGAGTAGTGGTAGCAGGTGACCGTCTCACCGGAAAATCCAGTTTAATAGCGGCGGCTGCTACCGAGACTTATCCAGAGAACGTCcctcccgttcttcctcctACTCGCCTCCCCACCGATTACTTCCCCGATCGCATCCCGATCACCATCGTCGACACATCTCCGGC ATTGGAGAATAGAGGGAAGCTTATTGAAGAACTGAAGAAAGCCGACGTCGTTTTGTTAACTTATTCGTGTGATCAACCGCTGACGCTTACCCGTTTAAGAACTTTTTGGCTCGAGGAGTTACGGCGTTTGGAGGTGAAGGCGCCGGTTATTGTGGTTGGTTGTAAGTTAGATTTGCGCGATGAGGCTGAGCCTGTTACCCTGGAGGAAGTTATGGGACCAATTATGCATCAGTTTAGAGAAATTGAGACTTGCATTGAATGTTCTGCTGTCACACTTATGCAG GTTCCGGATGTTTTCTTTTATGCTCAAAAAGCTGTGCTTAATCCGACAGCTCCATTGTTCGACCACGAAAATCAAGCATTGAAGCCTCGATGTGAGAGGGCATTGAAAAGGATATTTCATCTATGTGATCATGACATGGATGGTGCACTCAATGACTTAGAGTTGAATAACTTTcag gtgaaatgttttaacgCTCCATTGCAACCTGCTGAAATAGTGGGAGTGAGGAGTGTGGTACAAGAAAAGAAGAACGGCGGTGTCAATGAACTGGGGCTTACCCTTGAAGGGTTTATATATCTTCATTCTCTTTTTATTGATAGAGGCCGAATTGAAACTACTTGGAGTGTTTTGAGAACTTATGGTTATAATGATGAGTTAAAACTCAGAGATGATCTACTTCCTGTACCGAATAAGCATGCTCCTGATCAG AGTATAGAGTTGACTGTTGAAGCAGTAGAGTTTCTTCGTGGGATTTTCCGATTATTTGACATTGATAAC CGTGGAGCCCTACAACCTGCAGAGATTGATGAATTGTTTTCAACTGCTCCAGAAAA TCCTTGGCTTGAGGCTCCTTACAAGGATGCTGCAGAGACAACAACAGAGGGAAATTTAACTCTTAAGGGCTTCTTATCTAGT TGGGACCTTATGACCCATCTGGATCCAAAGGGTAGTTTATCAAACTTGATATATGTTGGTTATAGTGGAAATCCTGATTCAGCTCTTCGTGTTACTCGAAGAAGAAAAGTCAATCGAAAGAAGCAACAAACAGAAAGAAATGTCTTTCATTGTGCAGTTTTTGGTGCCAAAAAGGCTGGAAAGTCCGCTCTCTTGCATTCATTTTTGGAAAG CAAGACTGATGTCAGGTCGTTCTCAGCAAGTCAGAGTCTGCCAATGGGTGAGCAGTATGCGGCAAATATTGTTAACCAGCACGGG GGGAATAAGAAGACTCTTGTTATGCACGAGGTACCAGAAGATGAAGTAAAGATATTTATGGCAAATAAAGAATCTTTGGCTGCATGTGATGTTGCTGTATTTGTCTACGACTG TTCGAATGAATTTTCATGGAAAAGGTCATGTGAAATGCTAATGGAGACAGCTAGGCAAGGTGAAGAAACTGGCCATTTGTTGCCTTGCCTTCTTATCGCGGCCAAGGATGATTTGGATTCATATCCAATGGCTGTACGTGATTCACTTGCG GTTTGTCAGGAGTTGGGAATTGAGGCCCCTATTCCTGTGAGCTCAAGAACAGGAGAAATGAACAATGCGTTCTGCAGAATTTTGGAGGCAGCTGAACGTCCTCATGTAAATATTCCCGAAACCGAGTCCTGTAGGAAACAGAAATACTTTCGTCACCTTGTCAGCCACTCTCTATTGTTTATGTCAG TTGGAGCTGCTTTCACTGTTGCTGGACTCGCAGCCTTCCGTGCCTACTCCGCAAGAAAGAATTCTTCTAATTAA
- the LOC126688252 gene encoding mitochondrial Rho GTPase 2 isoform X2 has product MAGGNSVTGGRTSVRVVVAGDRLTGKSSLIAAAATETYPENVPPVLPPTRLPTDYFPDRIPITIVDTSPALENRGKLIEELKKADVVLLTYSCDQPLTLTRLRTFWLEELRRLEVKAPVIVVGCKLDLRDEAEPVTLEEVMGPIMHQFREIETCIECSAVTLMQVPDVFFYAQKAVLNPTAPLFDHENQALKPRCERALKRIFHLCDHDMDGALNDLELNNFQVKCFNAPLQPAEIVGVRSVVQEKKNGGVNELGLTLEGFIYLHSLFIDRGRIETTWSVLRTYGYNDELKLRDDLLPVPNKHAPDQSIELTVEAVEFLRGIFRLFDIDNRGALQPAEIDELFSTAPENPWLEAPYKDAAETTTEGNLTLKGFLSSWDLMTHLDPKGSLSNLIYVGYSGNPDSALRVTRRRKVNRKKQQTERNVFHCAVFGAKKAGKSALLHSFLERSFSASQSLPMGEQYAANIVNQHGGNKKTLVMHEVPEDEVKIFMANKESLAACDVAVFVYDCSNEFSWKRSCEMLMETARQGEETGHLLPCLLIAAKDDLDSYPMAVRDSLAVCQELGIEAPIPVSSRTGEMNNAFCRILEAAERPHVNIPETESCRKQKYFRHLVSHSLLFMSVGAAFTVAGLAAFRAYSARKNSSN; this is encoded by the exons ATGGCAGGCGGGAACTCCGTCACCGGCGGCAGGACAAGCGTAAGAGTAGTGGTAGCAGGTGACCGTCTCACCGGAAAATCCAGTTTAATAGCGGCGGCTGCTACCGAGACTTATCCAGAGAACGTCcctcccgttcttcctcctACTCGCCTCCCCACCGATTACTTCCCCGATCGCATCCCGATCACCATCGTCGACACATCTCCGGC ATTGGAGAATAGAGGGAAGCTTATTGAAGAACTGAAGAAAGCCGACGTCGTTTTGTTAACTTATTCGTGTGATCAACCGCTGACGCTTACCCGTTTAAGAACTTTTTGGCTCGAGGAGTTACGGCGTTTGGAGGTGAAGGCGCCGGTTATTGTGGTTGGTTGTAAGTTAGATTTGCGCGATGAGGCTGAGCCTGTTACCCTGGAGGAAGTTATGGGACCAATTATGCATCAGTTTAGAGAAATTGAGACTTGCATTGAATGTTCTGCTGTCACACTTATGCAG GTTCCGGATGTTTTCTTTTATGCTCAAAAAGCTGTGCTTAATCCGACAGCTCCATTGTTCGACCACGAAAATCAAGCATTGAAGCCTCGATGTGAGAGGGCATTGAAAAGGATATTTCATCTATGTGATCATGACATGGATGGTGCACTCAATGACTTAGAGTTGAATAACTTTcag gtgaaatgttttaacgCTCCATTGCAACCTGCTGAAATAGTGGGAGTGAGGAGTGTGGTACAAGAAAAGAAGAACGGCGGTGTCAATGAACTGGGGCTTACCCTTGAAGGGTTTATATATCTTCATTCTCTTTTTATTGATAGAGGCCGAATTGAAACTACTTGGAGTGTTTTGAGAACTTATGGTTATAATGATGAGTTAAAACTCAGAGATGATCTACTTCCTGTACCGAATAAGCATGCTCCTGATCAG AGTATAGAGTTGACTGTTGAAGCAGTAGAGTTTCTTCGTGGGATTTTCCGATTATTTGACATTGATAAC CGTGGAGCCCTACAACCTGCAGAGATTGATGAATTGTTTTCAACTGCTCCAGAAAA TCCTTGGCTTGAGGCTCCTTACAAGGATGCTGCAGAGACAACAACAGAGGGAAATTTAACTCTTAAGGGCTTCTTATCTAGT TGGGACCTTATGACCCATCTGGATCCAAAGGGTAGTTTATCAAACTTGATATATGTTGGTTATAGTGGAAATCCTGATTCAGCTCTTCGTGTTACTCGAAGAAGAAAAGTCAATCGAAAGAAGCAACAAACAGAAAGAAATGTCTTTCATTGTGCAGTTTTTGGTGCCAAAAAGGCTGGAAAGTCCGCTCTCTTGCATTCATTTTTGGAAAG GTCGTTCTCAGCAAGTCAGAGTCTGCCAATGGGTGAGCAGTATGCGGCAAATATTGTTAACCAGCACGGG GGGAATAAGAAGACTCTTGTTATGCACGAGGTACCAGAAGATGAAGTAAAGATATTTATGGCAAATAAAGAATCTTTGGCTGCATGTGATGTTGCTGTATTTGTCTACGACTG TTCGAATGAATTTTCATGGAAAAGGTCATGTGAAATGCTAATGGAGACAGCTAGGCAAGGTGAAGAAACTGGCCATTTGTTGCCTTGCCTTCTTATCGCGGCCAAGGATGATTTGGATTCATATCCAATGGCTGTACGTGATTCACTTGCG GTTTGTCAGGAGTTGGGAATTGAGGCCCCTATTCCTGTGAGCTCAAGAACAGGAGAAATGAACAATGCGTTCTGCAGAATTTTGGAGGCAGCTGAACGTCCTCATGTAAATATTCCCGAAACCGAGTCCTGTAGGAAACAGAAATACTTTCGTCACCTTGTCAGCCACTCTCTATTGTTTATGTCAG TTGGAGCTGCTTTCACTGTTGCTGGACTCGCAGCCTTCCGTGCCTACTCCGCAAGAAAGAATTCTTCTAATTAA